In Salvia miltiorrhiza mitochondrion, complete genome, the following are encoded in one genomic region:
- the orf132 gene encoding hypothetical protein: MLFCPPNLTLYRPISLQLEDWLVQFKFTKSKDIYYNIYIAQNMGLIGRAFHSSILINRAKLRQTQGKAKAKRYMPPLKPCLKRPSTRQFCRRCSFPLLRLVRNSKRPRKITKTGLPTRPLRMVPWLGYKQRY; encoded by the coding sequence ATGCTCTTTTGTCCGCCCAACCTAACTCTTTACCGTCCAATTAGTCTTCAACTAGAGGATTGGTTAGTTCAATTTAAGTTTACGAAAAGCAAAGATATATATTATAATATATATATAGCCCAGAATATGGGTCTTATAGGCCGTGCATTTCATTCTTCGATTCTAATAAATAGAGCAAAACTTCGGCAAACCCAAGGAAAGGCCAAGGCGAAGCGATACATGCCTCCACTAAAGCCATGTCTTAAGCGACCGTCCACTAGGCAGTTCTGCCGAAGATGCTCTTTCCCGTTACTCCGACTAGTGAGGAACTCGAAACGCCCTCGGAAGATTACGAAGACTGGGCTGCCGACGAGGCCCCTCAGAATGGTCCCATGGCTCGGTTACAAGCAAAGATACTAA
- the orf456 gene encoding hypothetical protein, with the protein MVSVYDFSEESVASADVLPGDKSPSEDALRALIYGTGVYLSTVHASLSVAHAILSSLTPYKLNLPEVQRDRCLGTAVEVALAIIQGPSAEMSRGVIKRPGGNSRIIVCAGGPCTYGPGSVPHSLNHPNYLHLQKSALKWMDNLGSEAHRRNTVVDILCAGTCPVRVPLLQPLTKSSGGVLILHDDFGEAFGVNLQRASSRAAGSHGLLEIRCSDSIFVSQVVGPGEEAHVDSHESLKNDSAVAIQMLSVEETQSFAVSMENRADIKSNFVHFQFAIQYSNVYQADISRVITVRLPTVDSVSAYLESVQDEVAAVIIGKRTLLRAKSFNDALDMRLTLDERIKDVAIKFGSQVPKSKLHRYPKELSLLPEILFHLRRGPLLGSILGHEDERSVLRSLFLNASFDLSLRMLAPRCLMHREGGTFEELPAYDLAMQSDAAVVLDHGTDVFIWLVCILVN; encoded by the coding sequence ATGGTTTCAGTGTATGATTTCTCTGAAGAATCAGTGGCATCTGCTGATGTACTTCCTGGTGACAAATCACCAAGTGAGGACGCCTTAAGGGCATTGATCTATGGAACTGGGGTATATTTGTCAACTGTTCATGCTTCTCTTTCTGTAGCGCATGCAATACTGTCGTCATTGACGCCATATAAACTGAATCTGCCTGAAGTTCAGAGAGACCGTTGTTTGGGTACTGCGGTGGAGGTTGCCTTGGCAATAATTCAGGGGCCATCTGCTGAAATGTCAAGAGGGGTTATTAAAAGGCCTGGAGGAAATAGCCGGATAATTGTGTGTGCTGGTGGACCATGTACTTATGGCCCTGGTTCAGTACCTCATTCTCTTAACCATCCAAACTATTTGCACTTGCAGAAATCGGCATTAAAGTGGATGGATAATCTAGGTTCTGAGGCTCATCGCCGCAATACAGTGGTTGATATACTTTGCGCTGGGACATGTCCTGTACGTGTTCCTCTACTGCAGCCTCTTACAAAATCTTCTGGAGGCGTTTTGATTCTTCATGATGATTTTGGGGAAGCATTTGGTGTGAATCTGCAGAGAGCATCTTCAAGGGCTGCCGGTTCTCATGGTTTACTTGAAATTAGGTGTTCAGACAGTATTTTTGTTAGTCAAGTGGTGGGACCTGGTGAGGAGGCCCATGTGGATAGCCATGAATCTTTAAAGAATGACAGTGCTGTCGCTATTCAGATGCTGAGTGTTGAAGAAACCCAAAGTTTTGCAGTGTCAATGGAGAATCGTGCAGATATTAAAAGCAATTTTGTGCACTTCCAATTTGCAATTCAGTATTCAAATGTTTATCAAGCTGATATCTCACGAGTGATTACTGTTCGACTTCCGACTGTGGATAGCGTTTCAGCTTATCTAGAGAGCGTACAAGATGAAGTGGCGGCTGTTATAATTGGTAAAAGGACTCTTTTGCGAGCCAAAAGCTTTAATGATGCTCTTGATATGAGGCTAACACTTGACGAGAGAATTAAAGATGTTGCTATTAAGTTTGGTTCCCAGGTGCCAAAATCAAAACTTCATCGGTATCCTAAAGAGCTCTCGCTATTGCCTGAAATCTTATTCCATCTTAGAAGAGGCCCTCTGCTGGGAAGTATACTTGGTCATGAAGATGAGAGGTCTGTTTTGCGCTCCTTATTCCTTAATGCATCCTTTGACCTATCCCTTCGTATGCTGGCACCTCGCTGTCTAATGCATCGAGAAGGTGGGACTTTTGAGGAACTACCAGCATATGATCTTGCTATGCAATCTGATGCTGCGGTTGTTCTTGATCATGGTACTGATGTCTTCATTTGGCTGGTATGCATTCTAGTGAACTGA
- the orf149 gene encoding hypothetical protein produces MILTSSFPALAGVLKLCRICGWFRLSISWVILLSLAASAASRFKEERTLWTRSVRGECWEKVAGKSLTFSLRSSTRSSTGAGSHPHRRWGVYLLRLGRGVLWSSSRRPRLLHDRSLGLPSHGNRTDFLFSTVWVVRRSLCVTDENSFES; encoded by the coding sequence ATGATTTTGACAAGCTCATTTCCCGCCTTAGCCGGGGTCTTGAAACTTTGTCGAATCTGCGGTTGGTTCAGGTTGTCTATTAGCTGGGTTATTTTACTAAGCTTGGCTGCGTCAGCAGCCTCTAGGTTTAAAGAGGAGAGGACTCTCTGGACGAGATCGGTCCGGGGGGAATGTTGGGAGAAGGTGGCCGGAAAGAGCCTGACCTTCAGTTTGAGGTCTTCGACCCGCTCGTCAACGGGCGCGGGATCCCATCCCCATCGCCGATGGGGGGTTTACCTCTTGCGCCTCGGAAGAGGCGTTCTGTGGTCTTCTTCCAGACGGCCCCGCTTGCTCCACGACCGTAGTCTGGGCTTGCCCAGCCACGGGAATCGAACTGACTTCTTGTTCTCCACAGTTTGGGTCGTACGAAGAAGTCTCTGTGTCACTGACGAGAACTCTTTCGAGTCATGA
- the ccmFn gene encoding cytochrome c biogenesis FN, with the protein MSIYEFFHYSLFPGLFVAFTYNKKEPPVFGAAPAFWCILLSFLGLSFRHIPNNLSNYNVLTANAPFFYQISGTWSNHEGSILSWCRILSFYGFLLCYCYRGRPKSHNVSKRGGYRETLFYSFLSNFVKNSILSLPRYEQKSGAQPQLYTPFVLRTLVDSELRSRRNRTFYGPALFYAPLYPERKMSFALLGARRSRGSREGKRTHPLLHLARDDKERASFIDEQRIDGALGIALFFSPFLSASSDPFVRNFFVRTEPLAESNPVPQDPISAIHPPCIYAGAVASAMGCGLCRSKMMNGIVALHSPLMRKDAAEKTGRLFRSVGCVGSRIASELFTLKFKDVGAKCYPALLLRSNRSLLMLLRRRFFAFSSLWTRALVDTGREQAKRVVRNGKKDTTTAPLCWTAGANTVVSDQDQEQIRIWILACRWFLTVGILPGSWWAHHELGRGGWWFRDPVENASFMPRVLATACIHSVILPLLHSCTSFLNIVTFPCCVSGTFSIRSGLLAPVHSFATDDTRGIFLWPFFLLMTGISMILFSQMKQQASVHRTYKREMVVARSTLVHLRHSTRAQARPVILWKN; encoded by the coding sequence ATGTCAATATATGAATTCTTTCATTATTCGTTATTTCCGGGTCTTTTCGTTGCATTCACTTACAACAAGAAAGAACCACCAGTGTTTGGTGCAGCACCTGCATTTTGGTGTATTCTTCTTTCTTTCCTTGGTCTTTCGTTCCGTCATATTCCTAATAACTTATCCAATTACAACGTATTAACCGCTAATGCACCTTTCTTTTATCAAATCTCAGGGACATGGTCTAATCATGAGGGTAGTATTTTATCATGGTGTCGGATCCTAAGTTTTTATGGATTCCTTCTTTGTTATTGTTACCGGGGTCGACCCAAAAGCCATAATGTCTCAAAACGAGGAGGCTATAGAGAAACTCTTTTTTATTCCTTTCTTTCGAACTTCGTGAAGAACTCCATTCTATCTCTCCCTCGTTACGAACAAAAAAGTGGGGCGCAGCCCCAGTTGTACACTCCCTTCGTTCTACGAACCCTTGTTGATTCTGAACTTCGTTCGCGAAGAAACCGGACTTTTTACGGACCAGCCCTTTTTTATGCGCCGCTTTACCCTGAAAGGAAAATGAGCTTTGCTCTTCTGGGTGCTAGGCGCTCCCGCGGTTCGCGAGAAGGAAAAAGGACTCATCCTTTGTTGCATCTGGCACGAGATGATAAAGAGAGAGCTTCGTTTATCGATGAACAGCGGATTGACGGAGCTCTTGGCATTGCTTTGTTTTTCTCTCCTTTCCTATCAGCGAGTTCCGACCCTTTTGTTCGAAATTTCTTCGTTCGTACCGAACCGCTTGCAGAATCAAATCCTGTTCCACAAGATCCTATATCAGCTATACATCCTCCTTGCATTTATGCCGGAGCCGTCGCCAGTGCTATGGGCTGTGGCTTATGTAGATCAAAAATGATGAATGGGATTGTGGCACTCCACTCGCCGCTAATGCGGAAGGATGCCGCCGAAAAGACTGGAAGACTCTTTCGCTCTGTTGGATGCGTCGGATCCCGTATAGCAAGCGAGCTCTTTACCCTCAAATTCAAAGATGTGGGCGCAAAATGTTATCCTGCTTTATTGTTACGTAGCAATAGAAGCCTGCTTATGCTGCTTCGGCGGCGCTTTTTCGCCTTCTCTTCGCTCTGGACACGAGCGCTAGTGGACACGGGGAGGGAGCAGGCGAAGCGTGTCGTTCGTAATGGAAAGAAAGATACCACTACTGCGCCTCTTTGTTGGACCGCCGGCGCGAACACAGTGGTCTCTGACCAGGACCAGGAACAAATTAGAATTTGGATCTTGGCATGTCGGTGGTTTTTAACCGTAGGCATTTTGCCAGGAAGTTGGTGGGCTCATCATGAATTAGGTCGGGGTGGCTGGTGGTTTCGGGATCCCGTAGAAAATGCTTCTTTTATGCCTCGGGTATTAGCCACAGCTTGTATTCATTCAGTAATTCTACCCCTTCTTCATTCTTGTACCTCCTTTCTTAATATTGTGACTTTTCCATGCTGTGTCTCAGGAACCTTTTCAATACGGTCCGGATTGCTAGCTCCCGTTCATAGTTTTGCTACAGATGATACACGAGGGATCTTTTTATGGCCGTTCTTCCTTCTAATGACCGGCATATCTATGATTCTTTTCTCCCAAATGAAGCAGCAGGCATCGGTCCATAGAACCTATAAAAGGGAGATGGTTGTGGCGCGAAGTACTCTTGTGCACCTACGTCATTCGACTCGCGCGCAAGCCCGCCCCGTTATCTTATGGAAGAATTGA
- the orf122b gene encoding hypothetical protein, translating to MPILLPLTAHCDGASTFHASPAKSYLEPPFLLPPTYVDVLFSTFALGVDETPPLSTFIDISAFEDRSTLPILSGLPLLVPMKPSKSGATLPRYSMGRHNSGSVHFPHLMTILLLSRNTYHKD from the coding sequence ATGCCCATCCTGTTGCCTTTGACTGCACATTGCGATGGTGCTTCTACTTTTCACGCGTCCCCGGCTAAATCCTATCTTGAACCACCCTTTCTTCTTCCGCCAACGTACGTCGATGTTCTGTTTTCGACCTTTGCTTTGGGTGTTGACGAAACTCCTCCACTTTCTACTTTTATTGACATTTCCGCCTTTGAAGATAGGAGTACTTTGCCTATACTTTCGGGGTTACCGCTACTGGTGCCAATGAAACCTTCCAAGTCAGGAGCTACTCTCCCGAGGTATTCCATGGGTCGTCACAACTCAGGAAGTGTCCACTTTCCCCATCTAATGACAATCTTACTCCTCAGTCGAAACACCTATCACAAGGACTGA
- the orf116d gene encoding hypothetical protein has translation MMPGTLRYCPDSYFRDLTATNRAKDRALVVALARDQEYGYGAATNSTSHVVYELLPFANKRGKPKEYPDRYSPSSAARARALLVAVFKELTNRYEQQVLDNLLINFRLCFKESERG, from the coding sequence ATGATGCCAGGAACTCTCCGCTACTGTCCTGACTCCTACTTTCGCGATTTAACCGCTACTAATAGGGCTAAGGATAGGGCCCTAGTAGTGGCTCTAGCAAGGGATCAGGAATACGGATATGGTGCTGCTACTAATTCCACTTCCCACGTTGTTTATGAGTTACTTCCTTTTGCTAACAAGAGAGGGAAGCCGAAGGAGTATCCCGACCGATATAGCCCTTCAAGTGCAGCTAGAGCTAGGGCCCTATTAGTAGCGGTATTCAAAGAGTTAACCAACCGGTACGAACAACAGGTATTGGACAATCTATTGATAAACTTCCGACTTTGCTTTAAGGAATCGGAACGTGGATGA
- the orf100c gene encoding hypothetical protein: protein MGCLFYFSSTILMNLWGESPFFFDRLALKTDLPLLNWYQKGILTTSLAISPFLLRTTFATCLHTQDLRKKNWLFSSTFPLISSENASFPFSLATRLYYIR, encoded by the coding sequence ATGGGCTGCCTCTTCTACTTCAGCTCTACTATATTAATGAATTTATGGGGCGAATCCCCCTTCTTCTTCGACAGATTGGCACTAAAGACCGATCTACCTCTTCTCAACTGGTACCAAAAAGGAATTCTCACTACTTCTTTGGCTATAAGCCCATTCCTGCTAAGGACTACCTTTGCTACCTGTCTTCATACACAAGATCTTAGAAAGAAAAACTGGTTATTTAGCTCGACTTTCCCACTGATCAGCTCTGAAAATGCCTCTTTTCCCTTTAGTCTGGCCACACGTCTGTACTATATAAGATAA
- the orf144b gene encoding hypothetical protein gives MATYGRNPHSISITKPFQSFVERITLWKGWIAYFIILIIAYLIIIIILGIGVIAYYKLYTYSGGMHTDIYSFELTTLKSKIEGISFNEHEYGFRSGKEEAFKDIPEGDYGRINKKTIALRKEEESSSTSSAAALVVSSKGGFSI, from the coding sequence ATGGCTACCTATGGAAGAAATCCTCACTCCATCTCCATCACTAAACCCTTCCAATCATTTGTAGAGAGAATCACTTTATGGAAAGGTTGGATTGCTTACTTCATCATTCTCATCATTGCTTACTTGATAATCATCATCATACTAGGCATTGGTGTGATCGCTTACTATAAGTTATACACCTACAGCGGAGGTATGCACACAGATATCTACTCTTTCGAATTGACTACTCTCAAGTCTAAGATCGAGGGAATAAGCTTTAACGAACACGAATACGGTTTCAGATCGGGTAAAGAGGAAGCTTTCAAGGATATACCAGAGGGTGACTATGGAAGGATCAATAAGAAAACCATCGCTTTGAGAAAGGAAGAAGAAAGTTCCTCAACCTCATCTGCAGCCGCCCTCGTAGTCTCATCAAAGGGAGGTTTTTCTATCTGA
- the cox3 gene encoding cytochrome c oxidase subunit 3 codes for MIESQRHSYHLVDPSPWPISGSLGALATTVGGVMYMHSFQGGATLLSLGLIFILYTMFVWWRDVLRESTLEGHHTKVVQLGPRYGFILFIVSEVMFFFAFFRASSHSSLAPTVEIGGIWPPKGIGVLDPWEIPFLNTLIPPSSGAAVTWAHHAILAGKEKRAVYALVATVLLALVFTGFQGMEYYQAPSTISDSIYGSTFFLATGFHGFHVIIGTLFLIICGIRQYLGHLTKEHHVGFEAAAWYWHFVDVVRLFPFVSIYWWGGI; via the coding sequence ATGATTGAATCTCAGAGGCATTCTTATCATTTGGTAGATCCAAGTCCATGGCCTATTTCGGGTTCACTCGGAGCTTTGGCAACAACCGTAGGAGGTGTGATGTACATGCACTCATTTCAAGGGGGTGCAACACTTCTCAGTTTGGGCCTCATATTTATCCTATATACCATGTTCGTATGGTGGCGCGATGTTCTACGTGAATCCACGTTGGAAGGACATCATACCAAAGTCGTACAATTAGGACCTCGATATGGTTTTATTCTTTTTATCGTATCGGAGGTTATGTTCTTTTTTGCTTTTTTTCGGGCTTCTTCTCATTCTTCTTTGGCACCTACGGTAGAGATCGGAGGTATTTGGCCCCCAAAAGGGATTGGGGTTTTAGATCCTTGGGAAATCCCTTTTCTTAATACCCTTATTCCCCCTTCATCCGGAGCTGCCGTAACTTGGGCTCATCATGCTATACTCGCGGGGAAGGAAAAACGAGCAGTTTACGCTTTAGTAGCTACCGTTTTACTGGCTCTAGTATTCACTGGCTTTCAAGGAATGGAATATTATCAAGCACCCTCCACTATTTCGGATAGTATTTATGGTTCTACCTTTTTCTTAGCAACTGGCTTTCATGGTTTTCATGTGATTATAGGTACTCTTTTCTTGATCATATGTGGTATTCGCCAATATCTTGGTCATCTGACCAAGGAGCATCACGTTGGCTTTGAAGCAGCTGCATGGTACTGGCATTTTGTAGACGTGGTTCGGTTATTCCCATTTGTCTCTATCTATTGGTGGGGAGGTATATGA
- the atp8 gene encoding ATPase subunit 8 — protein MPQLDKFTYFTQFFWSCLFLFTFYIAICNDGDGVLGISRILKLRNQLVSHRETNIRSNDPKSLEDILRKGFSTGVSYMYSSLFEVSQWCNAVDLLGKRKKITLISCFGELSGSRGMERNIFYLISKSSYSTSSNPGWGITCRNDIMLMHVLHSQGSIGF, from the coding sequence GTGCCTCAATTAGATAAATTCACTTATTTCACACAATTCTTCTGGTCATGCCTTTTCCTCTTTACTTTCTATATTGCCATATGCAATGATGGAGATGGAGTACTTGGGATCAGCAGAATTCTAAAACTACGGAACCAACTGGTTTCACACCGGGAGACCAACATCCGGAGCAACGACCCCAAGAGTTTGGAGGATATCTTGAGAAAAGGTTTTAGCACCGGTGTATCCTATATGTACTCCAGTTTATTCGAAGTATCCCAATGGTGTAACGCCGTCGACTTATTGGGAAAAAGGAAGAAGATCACTTTGATCTCTTGTTTCGGAGAACTAAGTGGCTCACGAGGAATGGAAAGAAATATATTCTATTTGATTTCGAAGTCCTCATATAGCACTTCTTCCAATCCTGGATGGGGGATCACTTGTAGGAATGACATAATGCTAATGCATGTTCTACACAGCCAAGGAAGCATCGGGTTTTAA
- the orf113b gene encoding hypothetical protein, translating into MESDYHPDNFSFLVEWNIETKVPKSTEVYPNRSELNELPLYELRVKGKESEIGNITSSRKTNRRKRPRARASQKSPNETKEERTSNNKERHEGSPSTSQKNNKQQANLLSFLL; encoded by the coding sequence ATGGAATCTGATTATCACCCCGACAACTTCAGTTTTCTTGTGGAATGGAATATAGAAACTAAAGTACCGAAATCAACAGAAGTTTACCCAAACAGGAGCGAACTGAACGAGCTTCCCCTCTACGAGCTGAGAGTAAAAGGAAAAGAAAGCGAAATAGGCAACATTACGAGCTCAAGGAAAACAAACAGAAGAAAGCGCCCAAGGGCAAGGGCTTCTCAGAAGTCCCCTAACGAAACAAAGGAAGAAAGAACAAGCAACAACAAAGAAAGGCATGAAGGTTCCCCTTCGACTTCACAAAAGAACAACAAACAACAAGCAAATCTACTGAGCTTTCTCCTATGA